GACGGCCGAGCTCGTCGTGGTCGACAACGCGTCGGCCGACGGCAGCGCCGAGGTCGTGGAGCGTCACGCTCCGCACGCCCGGCTCCTGCGCAACGACGCCAACGTGGGCTTCGCCCGCGCCGTCAACCAGGGTGCCGCCGCCAGCGCGGCACCGTGGGTGCTGATGCTCAACCCCGACATGGACGCCCGCCCCGGCTCGCTCGCCGAGCTCGTCGACTTCGCCCGCCGCCACCCCGAGCACGGCATGTACGGCGGCCGCACCCTCACCACCGAGGGCGATCTCGAGCCCTCCTCGTGCTGGGGGCTGCCGAGCCTGTGGAGCACGTTCTGCTTCGCGTCGGGCCTGTCCACCGCCTTCGGCCACTCGACCCTCTTCGACCCCGAGTCGCTCGGCCGCTGGCCGCGCGACACCGTGCGCGAGGTCGGCATGATCACCGGCTGCCTGCTCCTGGTCGAGCGCGGGCTGTGGAACCGCCTGGGCGGCTTCGACGAGCGCTACTTCGTCTACGGCGAGGACGCGGACCTCAGTGCCCGCGCCCGCGCACTCGGCGCCCGGCCCGTCATCGATCCCGCGGTCGAGGTCGTCCACGCCGTCGGTCGCTCGTCCGAGGGCACGGCGGGCAGCAAGCCCCTCCTGCTGGCCGGCAAGATCACCTACGCTCGCACCCACCACGGTCGGGGCGCCGTCCTCGGCGTCGGGCTGCTGCGGGCCGGAGTGGGCCTGCGCGCCCTCGGCTCGCGGCTCACCGGCCGCGGCGCGAAGTGGCTCGCCACGTGGCGTCGCCGCGACGAGTGGTGGAACGGCTTCCCCGGGGAGGCCCGATGAGCACCGGTCTCCGCGCGAGCATCGTGATCCCCGCCCACGACGAGGAGCGCGTCATCGGCCGCACGATCGAGGCGGCGCTCGCCGGGCTCGACCCGGCCGCCTTCGAGACCGTCGTGGTCTGCAACGCCACCACCGACGCCACCGCGCAGGTGGCGGCGGCGTACGACGGGGTCCGGGTCGTCGAGATCCCCACCGCCTCCAAGACCGCGGCCCTGAACGCCGGCGACGCGGCCGTCTCGGCGTTCCCACGCGTCTACCTCGACGCCGACGTCGTGCTGTCGCCGGGCGCCCTCGAGGCGGTCGTCGGCGCGCTCGAGTCCGGGCACCTCGCGGCGGCACCGCGGCCGGTGTTCGACACGACGGGCCTCTCGCTGCCGTGCCGGGCCTACTACGCGATCCGCTCGCGGCTCGGCTACGTCCGCCACCACGTGATCGGCGCCGGGGTCTACGCCCTCTCGGAGCAGGGCCGCGCGCGCTTCGGCGCCTTCCCCGACGTGATCGCCGACGACGGGTTCGTCTACGCCCACTTCGAGCACGCCGAGCGCCACAACCCCGACGGCGCCACCTTCACCGTGCACCCCCCGCGCACGCTGCGCTCGCTGTACCGCCGCCAGGTGCGCATCGTCGCCGGCAACCAGGAGCTGGCCCACCTCGGCCACCGGGTGCAGGCACCGCGGCCCACGTGGCGCGACGTCGTCCGCGAGGAGCCGCGCCTGCTGCCCGCCGCCGTCGTCTACGTGGCGGTCACCGTCGCCGCCCGCCTGCACGCGCGGGTGCGGTCGACGCGGGCGTGGAACCGCGACGAGACCTCGCGCGGACCCGTCGACGCGGGAGCGGGTCGCTGATGCGCAAGCTCCTGCTGATCAGCCTCGGGGTCATCGCGGCCCTCGTCGCGCTCGCCGTCGTCGCGTTCCTCGTGATCGACCCGTTCGACGACGGTGCCCCCTCGGGCGATGTCGTCTCGCTGTGGCCCGAGGTCCCTCCGGCGCACGTCGACGTGGTGAACGACGAAGATCCCGTGGAGCTGGGCACGGCCTTCACCAGCAAGGTCGAGGGCGCGGTCGCCGGCGTGCGCTTCTGGTGGACGCCGCGCAACGCAGGGCCCCACGTGGCCAGCCTGTGGTCGCCCGACGGCGAGCGGCTCGCCACCGTCGACTTCGGCGAGGCCGGTGGCCAGGAGGGGTGGCGCACCGCGTGGTTCGACCAGCCCGTCGAGATCGACCAGGGCGAGCGCTACGTCGTGTCCTACCACGCGCCGCAGGGCCACTTCGCCCAGACGGTCGGCTTCTCCGGCCAGTCGTTCTCCGGCGCGCTCGAGGTGGAGCCGGGCAAGAGCGGCGTCTACGCCGAGGGTGCCGAGAGCACCTTCCCGACGAAGTCGTGGGAGTCCAGCCAGTACTGGGTCGACCCGCTGTTCATGCCGGCCGGCGAGGTGCCCGAGGCCGCGGCCCCCTCCGTGCCGAAGATCGTCGACACCGACGACTTCAAGGCCTCCGGCTTCCCCACGTCGGCCGACACCGGCGTCCCGAAGGACTGGGAGCCCCAGCAGACGTACACCGGCGACCTGGACATCGACGAGCCGGGCACCGTGCTGGAGGACGTGCGGATCGTCAACGGCGTGCTGCACGTACGGGCCCCCGACGTCACGATCCGGCGCGTCGAGTTCGTCGGCTCCCGCATCGACAACCTGCACGCGAACGCCTGCAACAACGACCTCGTGATCGAGGACTCCAGCTTCGTCCGCGGCGACACCGAGCTGTTCCAGCCGGCCGTCCAGTTCGGCGGCTACACGGCCACCCGCGTCAAGGTCATCGGCCTCTCCGAGGGGCTGCGGGCCGGCGGCGCCGAGCACGGCTGCGGTCCCGTCGTGGTCGACGACTCCTACCTCAGCATCGCCCCGGCGGACGGCTGCCCCGACGTCGACTGGCACGGCGACGGGTTCCAGGCCAACAGCGCCGCGCCGGTCACGATCCGCGACACGACGATCCTGCTGAACCACGACGAGGGGTGCCTCGGCAACGGCGCGATCTTCCATCCCGAGAACTCCGGCAACGAGCGCCTTACGGTCGAGGACGTGCTCGTCGGCGGTGGTGGCTTCGCGTTCCGCCTCGGCACCCCGGGCAGCGTCTCGGGCCTGAAGGTCATCGCCG
This genomic interval from Aeromicrobium choanae contains the following:
- a CDS encoding glycosyltransferase family 2 protein, coding for MSTADLAIVIVTYNSADWVGRCLDSLPAALGDLTAELVVVDNASADGSAEVVERHAPHARLLRNDANVGFARAVNQGAAASAAPWVLMLNPDMDARPGSLAELVDFARRHPEHGMYGGRTLTTEGDLEPSSCWGLPSLWSTFCFASGLSTAFGHSTLFDPESLGRWPRDTVREVGMITGCLLLVERGLWNRLGGFDERYFVYGEDADLSARARALGARPVIDPAVEVVHAVGRSSEGTAGSKPLLLAGKITYARTHHGRGAVLGVGLLRAGVGLRALGSRLTGRGAKWLATWRRRDEWWNGFPGEAR
- a CDS encoding glycosyltransferase — protein: MSTGLRASIVIPAHDEERVIGRTIEAALAGLDPAAFETVVVCNATTDATAQVAAAYDGVRVVEIPTASKTAALNAGDAAVSAFPRVYLDADVVLSPGALEAVVGALESGHLAAAPRPVFDTTGLSLPCRAYYAIRSRLGYVRHHVIGAGVYALSEQGRARFGAFPDVIADDGFVYAHFEHAERHNPDGATFTVHPPRTLRSLYRRQVRIVAGNQELAHLGHRVQAPRPTWRDVVREEPRLLPAAVVYVAVTVAARLHARVRSTRAWNRDETSRGPVDAGAGR
- a CDS encoding DUF4082 domain-containing protein, whose translation is MRKLLLISLGVIAALVALAVVAFLVIDPFDDGAPSGDVVSLWPEVPPAHVDVVNDEDPVELGTAFTSKVEGAVAGVRFWWTPRNAGPHVASLWSPDGERLATVDFGEAGGQEGWRTAWFDQPVEIDQGERYVVSYHAPQGHFAQTVGFSGQSFSGALEVEPGKSGVYAEGAESTFPTKSWESSQYWVDPLFMPAGEVPEAAAPSVPKIVDTDDFKASGFPTSADTGVPKDWEPQQTYTGDLDIDEPGTVLEDVRIVNGVLHVRAPDVTIRRVEFVGSRIDNLHANACNNDLVIEDSSFVRGDTELFQPAVQFGGYTATRVKVIGLSEGLRAGGAEHGCGPVVVDDSYLSIAPADGCPDVDWHGDGFQANSAAPVTIRDTTILLNHDEGCLGNGAIFHPENSGNERLTVEDVLVGGGGFAFRLGTPGSVSGLKVIADSWEYGPSHVTTCDRTTWGAGNEIVSVSEGGEVSAVGPLSCGR